Proteins encoded together in one Candidatus Rokuibacteriota bacterium window:
- a CDS encoding metallopeptidase TldD-related protein, producing FSGRMGQKVASDLVTVIDDGTIANRRGSLNVDDEGIPTRRNVLIEKGVLVGYMQDRLNARLMGGEPTGNGRRESYAHQPMPRMTNTFMLAGQDDPADIIRSVPRGLYAVNFGGGQVDITNGKFVFSASEAYLIEDGKVTRPVKGATLIGSGPEALTRVSRVGHDLKLDEGVGTCGKDGQSVPVGVGLPTIRIDGITVGGTQV from the coding sequence CTTCTCGGGGCGCATGGGCCAGAAGGTCGCCTCAGATCTCGTCACCGTGATCGACGACGGCACCATCGCCAACCGGCGCGGCTCGCTCAACGTGGACGACGAGGGTATCCCGACGCGGCGGAACGTCCTCATCGAGAAGGGCGTCCTCGTCGGCTATATGCAGGACAGGCTCAACGCCCGCCTCATGGGCGGGGAGCCCACGGGCAACGGCCGGCGCGAGTCCTACGCGCACCAGCCCATGCCGCGCATGACGAACACCTTTATGCTGGCCGGCCAGGACGACCCCGCCGACATCATCCGCTCGGTGCCCCGCGGCCTCTACGCCGTGAACTTCGGCGGGGGGCAGGTGGACATCACCAACGGCAAGTTCGTCTTCTCTGCCAGCGAGGCCTACCTGATCGAAGACGGCAAGGTGACACGGCCGGTCAAGGGCGCGACGCTCATCGGCAGCGGGCCCGAGGCGCTCACACGCGTGAGCCGCGTCGGCCACGATCTCAAGCTCGACGAGGGCGTCGGCACCTGCGGCAAGGACGGCCAGTCGGTGCCGGTGGGTGTCGGGCTGCCGACGATCAGGATCGACGGCATCACGGTGGGCGGGACCCAGGTCTAG